A single window of Neisseria chenwenguii DNA harbors:
- the gltA gene encoding citrate synthase, whose amino-acid sequence MSTVKLHADNQNDLELPVLEATIGHNVVDIRALTKNTGLFSFDPGFVSTASCESKITYIDGDEGLLYYRGYPIEQLAEKSDYLEVCYLLIYGELPMPEQKKEFVHIVSHHTMVHEQLTWFFRGFRRDAHPMAMMVGVVGALSAFYQDSLDITDPNHREIAIYRLISKIPTIAAMCYRYSNGLPFNYPKNNLSYSENFMHMMFATPCEEYRPNPVLARALDRIFILHADHEQNASTSTVRLAGSSGANPFACIAAGIACLWGASHGGANEAVLNMLDEIGDVSRVPEYMEGVKQRKYRLMGFGHRVYRNMDPRASIMRETCYEVLKELGLEDSPKFKLAMELEQIALKDPFFVERKLYPNVDFYSGIVLSALGIPTEMFTVIFALARSVGWISHWHEMIGDPSLKIGRPRQLYTGEPRRDFVPLDKR is encoded by the coding sequence ATGTCAACTGTCAAACTTCACGCAGACAATCAAAACGATTTGGAACTGCCGGTATTGGAAGCCACCATCGGCCACAACGTGGTCGATATCCGCGCGCTGACCAAAAATACCGGCCTGTTTTCATTCGACCCGGGCTTCGTTTCCACCGCAAGCTGCGAATCGAAAATTACCTACATCGACGGCGACGAGGGTTTGCTGTATTACCGCGGCTATCCCATCGAGCAGCTGGCCGAAAAATCCGATTATCTGGAAGTCTGCTACCTCTTGATTTACGGAGAACTGCCGATGCCCGAGCAGAAAAAAGAATTTGTCCATATTGTCAGCCACCACACGATGGTGCACGAACAGCTGACTTGGTTCTTCCGCGGTTTCCGCCGCGATGCGCACCCGATGGCGATGATGGTGGGCGTGGTCGGCGCTCTGTCGGCATTTTATCAGGACAGTTTGGATATTACCGATCCGAACCATCGCGAAATCGCCATTTACCGCCTGATTTCCAAAATCCCGACCATTGCGGCGATGTGTTACCGCTATTCAAACGGCCTGCCGTTCAACTATCCGAAAAACAATCTGAGTTATTCGGAAAACTTCATGCACATGATGTTTGCCACGCCGTGCGAAGAATACAGGCCGAATCCGGTATTGGCGCGCGCGCTCGACCGCATCTTCATCCTCCATGCCGACCACGAGCAGAATGCTTCGACTTCCACCGTGCGTCTGGCCGGCTCTTCGGGCGCGAATCCGTTTGCCTGTATCGCCGCGGGCATTGCCTGTCTTTGGGGCGCGTCGCACGGCGGTGCCAATGAAGCCGTACTGAACATGCTGGACGAAATCGGCGACGTATCGCGTGTGCCCGAATACATGGAAGGCGTGAAACAGCGCAAATACCGCCTGATGGGCTTCGGCCACCGCGTTTACCGCAATATGGATCCGCGCGCCAGCATCATGCGCGAAACCTGCTACGAAGTCTTGAAAGAGCTGGGTTTGGAAGACAGTCCGAAATTCAAGCTGGCGATGGAGTTGGAACAAATCGCGCTGAAAGATCCGTTCTTTGTCGAGCGCAAACTGTACCCAAATGTGGATTTTTACTCCGGCATCGTTTTATCGGCGTTGGGTATCCCGACCGAAATGTTTACCGTTATTTTCGCCTTGGCGCGCAGCGTGGGTTGGATTTCGCACTGGCACGAAATGATCGGTGACCCGTCGCTGAAAATCGGCCGTCCGCGCCAGCTTTACACAGGCGAACCGCGCCGTGATTTCGTACCGCTGGACAAGCGCTGA
- a CDS encoding FAD assembly factor SdhE yields MKVFDDTDKRKIRFQTRRGLLELDLIFGRFMEQEFDRLNDEELALFTEVLEFQDQELLALVNGHTQTDKTHLVPMLEKIRAAAQNA; encoded by the coding sequence ATGAAAGTGTTCGACGATACGGACAAGCGGAAAATCCGCTTCCAAACCCGCCGCGGATTGCTGGAGTTGGATTTAATCTTCGGCAGGTTTATGGAGCAGGAATTTGACCGTTTGAACGACGAAGAGTTGGCTTTGTTTACCGAGGTTTTGGAATTTCAAGATCAGGAGCTGTTGGCTTTGGTCAACGGACACACCCAAACCGACAAAACCCATCTCGTTCCCATGCTTGAAAAAATCAGGGCGGCTGCGCAGAATGCTTAA
- a CDS encoding succinate dehydrogenase iron-sulfur subunit — protein sequence MEKVSFEVYRYNPDVDDKPYMQKYELEIEPTDVKLLDALVKLKAQDDTLSFRRSCREGICGSDGMNINGKNGLACLTDIRSLKQPVKIRPLPGLPVVRDLIVDMTQFFKQYHSIKPYVVNDTPIDADKERLQTQEERKELDGLYECILCACCSTQCPSFWWNPDKFVGPSGLLNAYRFIADSRDAITNERLDNLNDPYRLFRCHTIMNCVDVCPKHLNPTRAIGKIKEIMLKRAV from the coding sequence ATGGAAAAAGTAAGTTTTGAAGTTTACCGCTACAACCCCGATGTGGACGACAAGCCGTATATGCAGAAATATGAGCTGGAAATCGAGCCGACCGACGTCAAACTTCTCGACGCGCTGGTCAAACTCAAGGCGCAGGACGATACCCTGTCGTTCCGCCGTTCCTGCCGCGAAGGCATCTGCGGTTCGGACGGCATGAACATCAACGGCAAAAACGGCTTGGCCTGCCTGACCGACATCCGCAGCCTGAAGCAGCCGGTAAAAATCCGCCCGCTGCCCGGCCTGCCGGTGGTGCGCGATTTGATTGTGGACATGACCCAGTTTTTCAAACAATACCATTCCATCAAACCTTACGTCGTCAACGACACGCCGATCGACGCCGATAAAGAGCGCCTGCAAACCCAAGAGGAGCGTAAAGAGCTGGACGGTTTGTACGAATGTATCCTTTGCGCCTGTTGCTCGACCCAATGCCCGTCGTTTTGGTGGAATCCTGATAAATTCGTCGGTCCGTCCGGTTTGCTCAACGCCTACCGCTTCATTGCCGACAGCCGCGACGCCATCACCAACGAGCGTTTGGACAACCTTAATGACCCGTACCGCCTGTTCCGCTGCCACACGATTATGAACTGTGTGGACGTCTGCCCGAAACACTTGAACCCGACCCGTGCCATCGGTAAGATTAAAGAAATCATGTTGAAACGGGCCGTATGA
- the sdhA gene encoding succinate dehydrogenase flavoprotein subunit: MGYPVRKFDAVIVGGGGAGLRAALQLSKSGLNCAVLSKVFPTRSHTVAAQGGISASLGNVQEDRWEWHMYDTVKGSDWLGDQDAIEFMCRVAPEAVIELEHMGMPFDRVESGKIYQRPFGGHTAEHGKRAVERACAVADRTGHAMLHTLYQQNVRANTQFFVEWTALDLIRNENGDVVGVTAMEMESGDVYIFHAKAVLFATGGAGRIYASSTNAFMNTGDGLGICARAGIPLEDMEFWQFHPTGVAGAGVLITEGVRGEGGILLNADGERFMERYAPTVKDLASRDVVSRAMAMEIYEGRGCGKNKDHVLLKIDHIGAEKIMEKLPGIREISIQFAGIDPIKDPIPVVPTTHYMMGGIPTNYLGEVIVPEGDDYEVPVKGLYAAGECACASVHGANRLGTNSLLDLVVFGKSAGDSMIKFIKEQEGWKALPEDAGELTRRRLERLDNQTDGENVDVLRRDLQRSVQLHAGVFRTDEILREGVKQVMEIAERVKKTEIKDKSKVWNTARIEALELDNLIEVAKATLVSAEARKESRGAHATDDYPERDDENWMKHTLYHPLSNTLTYKPVHTKPLTVDYIEPAKRVY; the protein is encoded by the coding sequence ATGGGTTATCCTGTCCGTAAGTTTGATGCCGTGATTGTCGGCGGCGGTGGTGCAGGTCTCCGTGCGGCGCTGCAGTTGTCCAAATCAGGCTTGAATTGTGCCGTATTGTCGAAAGTGTTTCCGACCCGTTCGCACACCGTGGCGGCGCAGGGCGGTATTTCCGCTTCGCTGGGCAATGTTCAGGAAGACCGCTGGGAGTGGCATATGTACGATACCGTGAAAGGTTCGGACTGGCTGGGCGACCAAGATGCGATTGAATTTATGTGCCGCGTCGCGCCCGAAGCGGTCATTGAGTTGGAACACATGGGTATGCCGTTTGACCGCGTGGAAAGCGGCAAAATCTACCAGCGCCCGTTTGGCGGCCATACTGCGGAACACGGCAAACGCGCGGTCGAACGCGCCTGCGCGGTGGCCGACCGTACCGGCCATGCGATGCTGCATACGCTTTACCAGCAAAACGTCCGCGCCAACACGCAGTTTTTCGTCGAATGGACGGCGCTTGACCTGATCCGCAACGAAAACGGCGATGTGGTCGGCGTTACCGCGATGGAAATGGAAAGCGGCGATGTTTATATCTTCCATGCGAAAGCCGTATTGTTCGCTACCGGCGGAGCAGGGCGCATTTATGCCTCTTCCACCAACGCTTTCATGAATACGGGCGACGGCCTGGGCATTTGCGCCCGTGCGGGCATTCCGCTGGAAGACATGGAATTCTGGCAGTTCCATCCCACAGGTGTGGCCGGAGCGGGCGTTTTGATTACCGAAGGCGTGCGCGGCGAAGGCGGCATCCTGCTGAATGCCGACGGCGAACGCTTTATGGAACGTTACGCGCCGACGGTAAAAGACCTGGCTTCCCGCGATGTGGTTTCCCGCGCGATGGCGATGGAAATTTACGAGGGGCGCGGCTGCGGTAAAAACAAAGACCATGTTTTGCTGAAAATCGACCATATCGGTGCGGAAAAAATCATGGAAAAACTGCCGGGCATCCGCGAGATTTCCATTCAGTTTGCCGGTATCGACCCGATTAAAGATCCGATTCCCGTTGTGCCGACCACCCACTACATGATGGGCGGCATTCCGACCAATTACTTGGGCGAAGTGATTGTGCCCGAGGGCGACGACTACGAAGTGCCGGTAAAAGGGCTGTATGCGGCGGGCGAATGCGCCTGCGCGTCGGTGCACGGTGCGAACCGTCTGGGTACGAATTCCCTGCTTGATTTGGTGGTGTTCGGCAAATCAGCCGGCGACAGCATGATTAAGTTCATCAAAGAACAAGAGGGCTGGAAAGCGCTGCCGGAAGACGCGGGCGAACTGACCCGCCGCCGTTTGGAGCGTTTGGACAACCAAACTGACGGCGAAAACGTCGATGTGTTGCGCCGAGATTTGCAGCGTTCCGTACAGCTTCATGCAGGCGTGTTCCGTACCGACGAAATTCTGCGCGAAGGCGTGAAACAGGTGATGGAAATCGCCGAACGTGTGAAGAAAACCGAAATCAAAGACAAGAGCAAAGTCTGGAATACCGCGCGTATCGAGGCTTTGGAATTGGACAATCTGATTGAGGTGGCGAAAGCAACGCTGGTGTCTGCCGAGGCGCGCAAAGAATCGCGCGGCGCACACGCGACCGACGATTACCCCGAGCGCGACGACGAAAACTGGATGAAACACACGCTTTACCATCCGCTTTCCAACACGCTGACCTACAAGCCCGTACACACCAAACCGCTGACCGTCGACTATATCGAACCGGCCAAGCGCGTCTATTAA
- the sdhD gene encoding succinate dehydrogenase, hydrophobic membrane anchor protein: MVNRKLAGAHYGLKDWAMQRVTAVVMLLYIVALIAFLLLLPGEYSEWKTFWSNAWVKLFTQLTFIALFIHAWVGIRDLWMDYIKPFGLRLCLQAGTVVWLVACLVYSIKVIWG, translated from the coding sequence ATGGTAAACCGCAAGCTGGCCGGTGCCCACTACGGCTTGAAAGATTGGGCGATGCAGCGTGTAACCGCTGTGGTAATGCTGCTTTATATTGTGGCGCTGATTGCTTTTCTGCTGCTTTTGCCGGGCGAGTATAGCGAGTGGAAAACATTTTGGAGCAATGCTTGGGTGAAACTCTTTACCCAGCTGACGTTTATCGCGCTGTTTATCCATGCCTGGGTCGGTATCCGCGATTTATGGATGGACTACATCAAACCTTTCGGTCTGCGCCTGTGTTTGCAGGCGGGTACGGTGGTTTGGCTGGTGGCGTGTCTGGTTTATTCGATTAAAGTGATTTGGGGGTGA
- the sdhC gene encoding succinate dehydrogenase, cytochrome b556 subunit, with translation MAAKPRPVYLDLPNIRLPIPGIVSILHRISGVILFITLPVLLGLLAASLNRESVFVSYLHFVSHPIVKLALIGVLWAFLHHALAGTRFLFLDAHKGLELQTARLTAKIVFVSALVLTVVIGALLW, from the coding sequence ATGGCTGCAAAACCCCGTCCTGTTTATTTAGACCTCCCCAATATCCGTCTGCCGATACCGGGGATTGTTTCCATCCTGCACCGCATCAGCGGCGTGATCTTATTCATTACCCTGCCTGTTTTGCTCGGGCTGCTCGCGGCTTCCCTTAACCGCGAATCGGTATTCGTCTCCTATCTGCATTTTGTTTCCCATCCGATTGTGAAGCTGGCTCTGATCGGCGTGTTGTGGGCGTTTCTGCACCACGCGCTGGCGGGTACGCGTTTTCTGTTTTTGGATGCGCATAAGGGTTTGGAACTGCAAACGGCGCGTTTGACTGCGAAAATTGTGTTTGTTTCCGCATTGGTGTTGACTGTCGTGATTGGAGCGCTGTTATGGTAA
- a CDS encoding YkvA family protein, whose translation MENPNNPSSEDYIPKFRRKKLDEPGFLRKLARFAGRLGAPVVRQLYGLYFLWKSPHTPKRAKMIILGALVYFFSPIDSIPDLLGPLGFSDDIAVITLVYAQMKAYMTDTIREQARVAADKLLGKNS comes from the coding sequence ATGGAAAACCCAAACAACCCATCCTCTGAAGACTACATCCCGAAATTCCGCCGCAAAAAGCTGGACGAACCCGGCTTCCTGCGCAAACTCGCCCGCTTCGCCGGCCGCTTGGGTGCACCCGTCGTGCGCCAGCTTTACGGACTCTATTTCCTTTGGAAATCACCGCACACCCCAAAACGCGCGAAAATGATCATCTTGGGTGCGCTGGTTTATTTCTTCAGCCCCATCGACAGTATTCCCGACCTTTTGGGCCCGCTGGGCTTCAGCGACGACATCGCCGTCATCACGCTAGTTTACGCGCAGATGAAAGCCTACATGACCGACACCATCCGCGAGCAAGCCCGAGTAGCGGCGGATAAGCTGTTGGGCAAAAACTCCTAA
- a CDS encoding prokaryotic membrane lipolipid attachment site family protein has product MTRMKKQIILLSALAALAGCETLQFPMMGEVPLRPTNVKPKPVPSKGKSSEAPASFRLASSHWSDVSKIRDEATRLSYQVSQGKLTKVQAAQYLNRFRIQQVGRNSVDDSMYEVYLRSAVDSQRGEITTEQSKLYIQNALKGWQQRWKNMNGKPDNPAFTNFLMEVMRMSPLQ; this is encoded by the coding sequence ATCACGCGCATGAAAAAACAAATTATCCTCCTCTCTGCATTGGCGGCGCTTGCCGGTTGTGAAACGCTGCAATTTCCGATGATGGGCGAAGTTCCGCTCCGTCCGACAAACGTCAAACCGAAACCCGTGCCTTCCAAGGGCAAGTCTTCCGAAGCGCCGGCTTCTTTCCGCTTGGCTTCAAGCCATTGGTCGGACGTTTCCAAAATCCGCGACGAAGCGACCCGCCTGAGCTACCAGGTCAGTCAGGGTAAACTGACGAAAGTCCAGGCCGCGCAATATCTCAACCGCTTCCGCATCCAGCAGGTCGGCCGCAATTCGGTGGACGACAGCATGTATGAAGTTTACCTGCGCTCTGCGGTGGACAGCCAACGCGGCGAAATCACCACCGAGCAGTCCAAACTCTACATCCAAAACGCTTTGAAAGGCTGGCAGCAACGCTGGAAAAACATGAACGGCAAGCCGGATAATCCCGCGTTTACCAACTTCCTGATGGAAGTGATGCGGATGTCGCCGCTGCAATAA
- the cysK gene encoding cysteine synthase A: MNIANSITDLIGNTPLVKLNRLTEGLHAEVALKLEFFNPGSSVKDRIAIAMVEAAEKAGKINKNTIIIEPTSGNTGIGLAMVCASKGYKLAITMPESMSKERRMLLRAFGAELILTPAAEGMGGAISKAAELVQSNPDVYFMPQQFENAANPQIHRETTAEEIWRDTDGKVDIFVAGVGTGGTVTGVGEVLKERKPEVQVYAVEPAASPVLSGGEKGPHPIQGLAPGFIPKNLNTEIYDGVIKVENNDAFNTAREVAKKEGVLVGISSGAAVWAALELAKKPENAGKLIVAVIPSYGERYLSTPLFADLA, encoded by the coding sequence ATGAATATTGCAAACAGCATTACCGACTTAATCGGCAACACGCCGCTGGTCAAATTAAACCGCCTGACCGAAGGCCTGCACGCAGAAGTCGCCCTGAAACTGGAATTTTTCAATCCGGGCAGCAGCGTAAAAGACCGTATTGCGATTGCGATGGTGGAAGCCGCCGAAAAAGCCGGAAAAATCAATAAAAACACCATCATCATTGAGCCGACCAGCGGCAACACCGGTATCGGTTTGGCGATGGTTTGCGCATCTAAAGGCTACAAACTGGCGATTACCATGCCCGAGAGCATGAGCAAAGAGCGCCGCATGCTGCTGCGCGCGTTTGGTGCCGAGCTGATTCTGACCCCCGCAGCCGAAGGCATGGGCGGCGCGATTTCCAAAGCGGCCGAACTGGTTCAGAGCAATCCCGATGTTTACTTTATGCCGCAACAGTTTGAAAACGCGGCCAACCCGCAAATCCACCGCGAAACCACCGCTGAAGAAATCTGGCGCGATACCGACGGCAAGGTCGATATTTTCGTGGCCGGCGTGGGCACGGGCGGTACCGTTACCGGCGTGGGCGAAGTGTTGAAAGAACGCAAACCCGAAGTGCAGGTTTATGCGGTTGAGCCGGCTGCGTCGCCCGTATTGAGCGGCGGCGAAAAAGGCCCGCATCCGATCCAGGGTTTGGCACCGGGCTTTATCCCGAAAAATCTCAATACCGAGATTTACGACGGCGTAATCAAAGTCGAAAACAACGACGCGTTTAACACCGCCCGCGAAGTGGCGAAAAAAGAGGGCGTATTGGTCGGTATTTCTTCAGGCGCAGCAGTTTGGGCCGCTCTGGAATTGGCGAAAAAACCGGAAAACGCCGGCAAGCTGATTGTGGCGGTGATTCCGTCTTACGGCGAACGCTACCTCTCAACCCCGCTGTTTGCCGATTTGGCATAA